GTCCAGTTGGTAACCACGATTGGGTGTTTGGTTTTGATCCCCAAATCATTCATCGTGCGCAGGAGTTCCAACCCGCCAAGAACGCCCAGAACCCCATCGTATTTTCCACCAGTCGGCTGCGTATCCAAGTGACTGCCGACATAAACTGGCAGCGCATCGGGATCCGTCCCGTCCCGCTGTGCAAACATATTTCCCATCTGATCAAGGCCCATCGTACAGCCAGCGTCCAAGCTCCATTTCTGGAACAACGCGCGCCCTTCACCGTCCTCGTCCGTTAGGGTCTGACGATTATTACCGCCAGCAATACCCGGGCCGATTTTTGCCATATCCATGAGACTTTCCCAAAGACGCTCGCCGTTAATTTTGAGGTTTTCACCTGGTGCTGCCATGGATAGATCCTTAATCTAAAGACTTAAGAACGTCCGCTAACGTCCCGATAAGTTTATCAATATGTTCTTTTTCGATAATCAGCGGTGGGCTCATCGCGATAATATCGCCCGTGGTCCGTACGAGAATCCCCTTCTCATAGGCCTTCAAGAAAGCGTCAAACGCCCGCTTGGTCGGCTCCCCCGGAATTGGCTCCAACTCCACGGCGCCAATCAGGCCCATATTCCGAATATCGATCACATGCGGAAGTCCCTTCAGGCTGTGCAATGCCTCTTCCCAATAGGGCGCCATATCCGCCGCGCGCTTGAACAATTCTTCCTCGCGATAGATTTCAAGGGTCGCTAAACCGGCGGCAGACGCCATTGGATTCCCCGAATATGTATAGCCATGGAAAAGCTCGATTACATGCTCTGGACCGGTCATGAACGCGTCGTGAATTTCGGAAGTAGCCAGAACGGCACCCATCGGAATCACACCATTCGTCAATCCCTTAGCACAGGTAATCAAATCGGGCGTAACACCAAAATGCTCCGCGCCAAAACTTGAACCAAGACGCCCAAACCCTGTGATAACCTCGTCAAAAATCAATAGTATTCCGTGTTTTTTCGTCAGCGCGCGCAGGCGTTCAAGGTATCCTTTGGGCGGCATGATCACCCCGGCGGACCCCGCCATCGGCTCGACAATCACCGCCGCAATCGTTTCCGCACCATGTAGCGCGATCATCCGCTCAAGGTCATCCGCAAGTTCAACGCCATGTTCTGGCTGGCCTTTGGTCCAAGCGTTTTTCTCGGGCAAATGGGTGTGTGGAAGATGCAAGACACCATTCAAAAGCGTGCCAAACATGCGACGGTTATTAACCAGCCCCCAACGGAAATCCCGCCAAAGTTCACCCCGTGGTACCCTTTTTCGCGCCCCACCAAGCGTGTGCGCGTGCCCTGCCCGATGGCGCGTTGATACGCGAGCGCGATTTTAAGCGCGGTCTCGACGGATTCCGATCCAGAATTGGTGTAAAAAACGTGATTGAGGCCTTCAGGCGCCATGTCCCTTAGGGCGCTCGCCAACTCGAACGCTTTTGGGTGCCCCATTTGAAAGGCTGGCGCATAGTCCAATTCGGCGACCTGCTTTTGAACTGCTTCGGTGATTTTCGAACGCGCATGCCCAGCGTTACAACACCATAAACCCGCAGTGCCGTCCAAAACCTGCTTGCCGTCTGACGTGGTGTAATGCATCCCTTCGGCAGCAACAAAGAGGCGCGGGGCCTTTTTAAACTGCCGATTAGCCGTAAACGGCATCCAATACGCGGAAAGATCGTTTGGAATATTTGCTTGATCGTTTGCCATCGCGGCCTCCCTTGGTGAGCGCGTCACTTCATGACCACCGCCCAAAATAGTTTGACCATTTGGTCAATCTCACGCTAACAGAGGCGTAGAACCAGTCAAGTTTTTCAGCCCCGTTATTGAGAAAAACACCAAAGATTCTACGGATTTTCTGAAAAGAAACAAATAGATTGGTACATTTTTAAGCAGGACGTTAAACGCTGCTCAACCGACGTACAAATTGGAGCGAACGCTCCACCACACGAGGCCGAAATGAATAACAGACAGCCAAAAACACGCATACAGCAAAAAAATACTTTAGTGATTCTAGAAGCTGCTTTGGACGTTTTCTCTCAGTTCGGATTTCGGGGATCGACTCTGGATCAAATCGCGAAAACCGCAGGCATGAGTAAACCGAATTTGCTTTATTATTTTGCTTCTAAAGAAGCCATCCATACGGTCTTGCTCGAGGGCCTTTTGGAAACGTGGTTGGAACCTTTGCACAAATTAGACGCTGCAGGAAATCCCCGCGCCGAAATTCTCGCATATGTGCATCGAAAACTTCAAATGAGCCGTGATTTTCCGCGAGAAAGCCGCCTATTTGCCAACGAAATCCTACAAGGAGCGCCGCGTATCGGCCCTGCAATTGAGGGGGAACTTAAGAAACTCGTCGAGGAAAAATCAATCGTGATTGATCGCTGGATTACAGAGGGAAAAATTGCCCCCGTAGATCCGCGCCACCTCCTGTTTTCGATCTGGTCCCTCACGCAGCATTACGCAGATTTCGATGTTCAGGTACGGATGGTTTTGGGCGAGGAGCGGCCCGACCCGTTCCCAGACGCAGAAGCATTTCTCGATACCATTTTCACCAGAATTTTAGCGCCTGATCAAAAATAAAAGGCCCCGCAATCCTGCGAGGCCCTCGTTTTAATCCGTTGATATTATAAGTTATTCAGCAGCAAACGATGGGTTGTTTGGGTGTTGCGTCCAGTTGGAATACCCACCCGTTTTTTCACCCGTCCGCTCATCAATCGCGCCATCTTCGAGCGTTGTCATCGTGATGCAGTTTTCGACAGGACACACGTTAACGCAAAGGTTGCACGCCACGCATTCGCTATCATCCACCGTGAAAACACGATCTTCTGACATCAGAATTGCTTGGTGGCTTGTGTCTTCGCAAGCCGCGTAACACCGACCACATTTAATACAATCGTCTTGGTTGATGACTGCTTTTGTGACGTGGTTCAAGTTGAGATACTGCCAATCAGTTACATTCGGCACAGCCATGCCAACGAAATCTGCGGTATTGGTGTGGCCCTTCTCATCCATCCATTCGCTCAGACCAGAGATCATCTCTTCGACGATTTTAAAACCGTAAGTCATAACGGCCGTACAGACCTGAACATTGCCAGCACCAAGTGCCATAAATTCGGCCGCATCGCGCCAAGTGGTAATGCCGCCGATTCCCGAAATTGGCAAACCCGCCGTTTCGGCATTACGGGCGATTTCCGCAACCATATTCATCGCAATCGGCTTCACCGCTGGGCCACAGTATCCGCCGTGTGTGCCTTTGCCATCGATCATGGGCTCAGGGCTCATGGCATCAAGGTTAACGCTGGTGATGGAATTGATTGTATTAATCAGACTCACCGCATCCGCGCCGCCTCTGCGTGCGGCCTCCGCAGGCTTGCGCACGTCGGTGATGTTGGGTGTGAGCTTCACAATCACAGGCATACGGGTGTTTTGTTTGCACCACCGTGTGACCATTTCAATGTATTCTGGCACCTGTCCAACGGCCGAACCCATTCCGCGCTCCGCCATCCCGTGGGGGCAGCCAAAGTTGAGCTCAATTCCATCCGCACCCGTTTCTTCGACAACGGGTAGGATGGCTTTCCATGCGTCTTCTTCGCACGGCACCATGAGGGATACTATCATCGCGCGGTCGGGATAATCCCGCTTTACCGCTTTGATTTCACGAAGGTTTGTCTGCAACGGGCGATCGGTGATCAGCTCGATATTATTGAGACCGAGCAAGCGGCGATCTGCGCCAAAAATAGCACCATACCGTGGCCCGTTTACGTTCACAACGGGCGGCCCTTCGGAACCCAGTGTTTTCCAGACAACCCCACCCCAACCGGCCTCAAAGGCGCGGCGAACGTTGTATTCTTTGTCGGTCGGCGGTGCAGAAGCCAGCCAAAATGGGTTGGGTGATTTGATGCCAACGAAATTGCTTGTTAGATCGGCCATGACTTAGGCACCTCCCATCAAAAATGTATGAATATCTTCGGCAGCATCGCGCCCTTGGGCGACCCCTGTGACAGTAAGATCATCGCCACCACTCGCGCAATCGCCGCCAGCCCAAATCCCTTCGATGTTTGTTGCGCCAGTTTCCGAGGTTTGGATTTTGCCGCCCGCCATTGCGATACCCTCTGGGGTTTCGATTAGCGTTTGGCCGATGGCTTTGAATACTTGATCCGCGGGAACGGTGAAAACTTCCCCCGTCCCTTGCAACGCGCCGCGCTCCGAGGTGGTATATTCAAATTCAACGCCTGACGCGGCGCCATTTCCAAGCACGGCTTTGGGTTGCGCGTTGTAGATAATCCGAACGCCTTTGGCCGTTGCAAGCTCCTGCTCATAAACACTTGCGCTCATGGCTTCTTTACTACGGCGATAAACCATGGTGACGTTCTCCGCCCCCAATAGTTTGCTTTGGACTGCGGCGTCGACGGCGGTCATCCCGCCGCCGATCACCACAACATTGCGACCAACGGGAAGGGCAGAAAGATCATCTGCTTGGCGCAAATCTGAAATAAAACCAACGGCATCCAAGACACCGTCTTTGTCTTCCCCTGGTGCACGAAGAGCGTTTACTCCCCCTAGACCAATACCAAGGAACACTGCGTCATACTCCGCGCGAAGGGTTTCAAGCGCGAGGTTTCCTCCCAACGCCTTCCCAGTTTTAACGGTAATTCCGCCAATCTCCAAAAGCCACGCGACCTCGCGTTCTGCGAACTCGTCAACGGATTTATAGGCGGCGATCCCAAATTCATTTAACCCACCAGCTTTGGCGCGCGCGTCATACAGGGTCACATCGTGCCCCTTCATCGCCAACCGATGCGCCGCTGCCAAACCCGCAGGTCCGGCCCCGACAACGGCAACTTTTTTGCCCGTCGCCGCGGCCCGTACATAGGGATGAACACCCTTTGCCATCAACGTATCTGTTGCAAATCGCTGCAAGCGGCCAATTTCGACAGGTTTCCCCTCGGCGGTCTCGCGCACGCAAACTTCTTCGCAAAGCGTTTCCGTCGGGCACACCCGAGCGCACATTCCTCCCAGAATGTTTTGATTAAAAATTGTTCTCGCTGCTGCGTCGGGTGTTCCCGTGGCAATCTGGCGTATGAACAATGGGATATCGATGCTCGTCGGACATGCGGTCATACATGGAGCGTCATAACAAAAATAGCAGCGATCTGCCGCAACGGCGGCCTCATGGACCTCAAGCGGTGCGTGAAGATCGGAAAAATTCTCGTTGTAGTCCGTGTCTGACAACCTTCCCGAAGCGATTCCGGGGGTAAACTGGCTGTTCGGCATAGGTGCCTCCCTGCTGGCGTGTTTGATATCCAGAGCGTTGCACATGTTTTAGCACTTTCAAAGCAATTTATTGACTAAATGGTCAAAAAATAAAATGCCGCTCTTAAAATGATTATAAATCAAGCAAACTTCCAGTAAAAATGCGGTAGAATCTTGTGGCATCACGCTGCCAAGAGCAGAATTTGGATCCATTCACCCCATATAATTCTTCTAACAACCCCGAAATCATACATCCGCTACAACTTCTGTAACAAAATCTTGAGTTTTAGCTCTCGTAAGGTCAAGAATTGTTGTAGGAATGCTTTTCTATCACTTGGCAACTGGCTATAAGCGTCTAAAACACAATTTGGCATGTTGCTGCCAAAGAAGCGGTAACGGAAAACATCGAGGACGGCATGACAAAAAATCACGATTCAGATGTGGCATTCATTAAGGCCCTTGCAGAACTTCTAAATGAAAACGATCTCACCGAGCTGCATGTCAAACGCGAGTATGGCGACGACGATTGCTTGAATGTTCGTGTTAGCAAACAAACCAATGTTGTTGCCGCCGTTGCAGCCGCCCCCGTTGCAGCCCCTGCTGCGGCTGTGGCTTCTGCACCCGCATCCGCTCCTGCGGTCGTCAGTGAAGATCCGTCTGACCATCCCGGCGCGGTGCCTTCACCCGTTGTTGGAACCGCTTATATGGCGGCCGAACCCGGTGCAGCTAATTTCGTAAGTGTGGGTAGCAAAGTTACCGAAGGCGACACATTAATGATCATCGAAGCGATGAAAACTATGAACCATATTCCTTCCCCTGCGTCCGGCACGGTTAAGCGGATTTTGATCACCGACGGCGACGCCGTTGAGTATGGCCAACCATTGATGATCATCGAATAAGGCGCGCCCTATGTTTGAAAAAATTCTAATCGCCAACCGTGGAGAAATCGCGCTACGCGTGATCCGCGCTTGTCGCGAGATGGGGATCAAATCGGTCGCCGTTCATTCCACTGCGGACTCAGACGCCATGCATGTGCGCATGGCCGACGAAGCTATCTGTATTGGCCCCCCTTCCAGCACCGACAGCTATCTCAATGTGGCGGCGATCATTGCGGCGTGTGAAATCACAGGCGCCCAAGCGATCCACCCCGGCTATGGCTTCCTCTCTGAGAACGCGGCATTCGTGCAAGCCCTCGAAGACCATGACATCGCGTTTATTGGCCCAACGTCGGAACACATTCGCACGATGGGCGACAAAATTACCGCCAAAGAGACCATGCTAAAACTTGGCGTGCCTTGCGTTCCTGGCTCTATCGGGGGCGTCCCTGATTACGAGACCGCGCAAAAAGTTGCGAACGAAGTTGGCTACCCTGTCATCATCAAGGCAACAGCGGGCGGTGGTGGCCGTGGCATGAAACTTGCCAAATCCGCAGCCGACCTCGAAGTTGCCTTCCGCACAGCACGTTCTGAAGGCAAGTCGGTGTTTGGCAACGACGAAGTCTATATCGAAAAATATCTCGGAACGCCGCGTCACATCGAAATCCAAGTCTTTGGCGACGGCAAAGGCAAAGCGGTGCATTTGGGCGAGCGGGATTGTTCGCTCCAACGTCGCCATCAGAAAGTTTTTGAGGAAGCCCCCGGCCCGAGCATCACCCAAGAGTTGCGGGACAGAATCGGTAAAGTTTGCGCTGACGCCTGTGCGCGGATCAATTACGTTGGCGCGGGTACAATCGAATTTCTCTACGAAAATGGGGAGTTCTATTTCATCGAAATGAACACCCGCCTTCAAGTTGAGCATCCGGTCACCGAAGCCATTTTTGGCATTGATCTGGTGCGTGAGCAAATTCGGGTAGCATCTGGCCTTGAAATGTCCTTTGGCCAAGATGACCTTGTCATCAACGGTCACGCGATTGAGGTACGGATTAACGCCGAACGCCTGCCGAATTTCGCCCCGTGCCCTGGGCGTATCACGCAATTCCACGCGCCGGGTGGCTTGGGTGTCCGTATGGATAGCGCGCTTTATGACGGCTACACAATTCCCCCTTATTACGACAGTTTGATTGGCAAATTGATCGTCCACGGGCGTGATCGCCCCGAAGCACTCGCACGTCTACAACGGGCCTTGGGCGAGCTTATCGTCGATGGCGTCGCAACCACCTTGCCGCTGTTTGACATGCTCCTTGCGGAGGAAGACATCCAAACGGGGAATTACGATATCCACTGGCTGGAACGTTGGCTCGAAGCAAACCTTTCTTGAGAATCACACGCCTGCCCTTATTCGGGTGGGCGTTTTCATATGCTGAGACTGGGAATGTCTGACCCTTTAACGCCAGAAATATTGCTCAATGGCTACGCGTCTGGCGTATTCCCGATGGCTGAAAGCCGCGAAAATCCTGATATATTTTGGGTCGACCCACACCGCCGTGGCGTTATTCCGCTCGACGGGTTTCACATTTCACGCAGTTTGGCGCGTACCTTGCGAACCTCGTCGTTCGACATTCGGATCAACAGCGATTTTTCTGGAACGGTTGCGGCATGCGCGGATCGAGCGGAGACATGGATCAATACCGAAATTTTTGATCTCTACCAAGAACTGCATCGATTGGGTTTTGCGCATTCAATCGAAGTTTGGGACACCCACACCCTTGTCGGCGGGGTTTACGGCGTCACATTAGGGGGAGTATTTTTTGGAGAAAGCATGTTCTCACGTCGCCGTGACACCTCAAAAATCGCTCTGGCCTATCTAGTAGACAGGCTTTGTCGGTGCGGTTTCACCCTATTTGACACACAATTTGTCACGCCCCATCTGCTCTCACTCGGAGCACAGGAAATTCCAAGAGAAACCTACCGGAAACGCTTATTTTCTGCGCTCCGAGTCGATGCGAATTTCTACTCAGC
This Falsihalocynthiibacter arcticus DNA region includes the following protein-coding sequences:
- a CDS encoding TetR family transcriptional regulator C-terminal domain-containing protein, whose translation is MNNRQPKTRIQQKNTLVILEAALDVFSQFGFRGSTLDQIAKTAGMSKPNLLYYFASKEAIHTVLLEGLLETWLEPLHKLDAAGNPRAEILAYVHRKLQMSRDFPRESRLFANEILQGAPRIGPAIEGELKKLVEEKSIVIDRWITEGKIAPVDPRHLLFSIWSLTQHYADFDVQVRMVLGEERPDPFPDAEAFLDTIFTRILAPDQK
- the preA gene encoding NAD-dependent dihydropyrimidine dehydrogenase subunit PreA, with translation MADLTSNFVGIKSPNPFWLASAPPTDKEYNVRRAFEAGWGGVVWKTLGSEGPPVVNVNGPRYGAIFGADRRLLGLNNIELITDRPLQTNLREIKAVKRDYPDRAMIVSLMVPCEEDAWKAILPVVEETGADGIELNFGCPHGMAERGMGSAVGQVPEYIEMVTRWCKQNTRMPVIVKLTPNITDVRKPAEAARRGGADAVSLINTINSITSVNLDAMSPEPMIDGKGTHGGYCGPAVKPIAMNMVAEIARNAETAGLPISGIGGITTWRDAAEFMALGAGNVQVCTAVMTYGFKIVEEMISGLSEWMDEKGHTNTADFVGMAVPNVTDWQYLNLNHVTKAVINQDDCIKCGRCYAACEDTSHQAILMSEDRVFTVDDSECVACNLCVNVCPVENCITMTTLEDGAIDERTGEKTGGYSNWTQHPNNPSFAAE
- a CDS encoding NAD(P)-dependent oxidoreductase, producing MPNSQFTPGIASGRLSDTDYNENFSDLHAPLEVHEAAVAADRCYFCYDAPCMTACPTSIDIPLFIRQIATGTPDAAARTIFNQNILGGMCARVCPTETLCEEVCVRETAEGKPVEIGRLQRFATDTLMAKGVHPYVRAAATGKKVAVVGAGPAGLAAAHRLAMKGHDVTLYDARAKAGGLNEFGIAAYKSVDEFAEREVAWLLEIGGITVKTGKALGGNLALETLRAEYDAVFLGIGLGGVNALRAPGEDKDGVLDAVGFISDLRQADDLSALPVGRNVVVIGGGMTAVDAAVQSKLLGAENVTMVYRRSKEAMSASVYEQELATAKGVRIIYNAQPKAVLGNGAASGVEFEYTTSERGALQGTGEVFTVPADQVFKAIGQTLIETPEGIAMAGGKIQTSETGATNIEGIWAGGDCASGGDDLTVTGVAQGRDAAEDIHTFLMGGA
- the accB gene encoding acetyl-CoA carboxylase biotin carboxyl carrier protein; translation: MTKNHDSDVAFIKALAELLNENDLTELHVKREYGDDDCLNVRVSKQTNVVAAVAAAPVAAPAAAVASAPASAPAVVSEDPSDHPGAVPSPVVGTAYMAAEPGAANFVSVGSKVTEGDTLMIIEAMKTMNHIPSPASGTVKRILITDGDAVEYGQPLMIIE
- the accC gene encoding acetyl-CoA carboxylase biotin carboxylase subunit — its product is MFEKILIANRGEIALRVIRACREMGIKSVAVHSTADSDAMHVRMADEAICIGPPSSTDSYLNVAAIIAACEITGAQAIHPGYGFLSENAAFVQALEDHDIAFIGPTSEHIRTMGDKITAKETMLKLGVPCVPGSIGGVPDYETAQKVANEVGYPVIIKATAGGGGRGMKLAKSAADLEVAFRTARSEGKSVFGNDEVYIEKYLGTPRHIEIQVFGDGKGKAVHLGERDCSLQRRHQKVFEEAPGPSITQELRDRIGKVCADACARINYVGAGTIEFLYENGEFYFIEMNTRLQVEHPVTEAIFGIDLVREQIRVASGLEMSFGQDDLVINGHAIEVRINAERLPNFAPCPGRITQFHAPGGLGVRMDSALYDGYTIPPYYDSLIGKLIVHGRDRPEALARLQRALGELIVDGVATTLPLFDMLLAEEDIQTGNYDIHWLERWLEANLS
- the aat gene encoding leucyl/phenylalanyl-tRNA--protein transferase, encoding MSDPLTPEILLNGYASGVFPMAESRENPDIFWVDPHRRGVIPLDGFHISRSLARTLRTSSFDIRINSDFSGTVAACADRAETWINTEIFDLYQELHRLGFAHSIEVWDTHTLVGGVYGVTLGGVFFGESMFSRRRDTSKIALAYLVDRLCRCGFTLFDTQFVTPHLLSLGAQEIPRETYRKRLFSALRVDANFYSAGAISSPEDVLQCNTQTSYRE